One Methylomarinovum tepidoasis DNA window includes the following coding sequences:
- a CDS encoding penicillin-binding protein 1A: MRKFLIGLSGLILIAAAVGLGIGFTEYRRLQAQLPDPESLRHVELQTPLEIYSHDGRLIAVFGDKKRIPVAIGEVPKQLVQAFLAAEDDRFYQHPGVDPQGLLRAAWELLRTGHKRQGGSTITMQVARNFFLSPEKTYERKFKEIILALKMEQVLSKDEILALYLNKIYLGHHAYGIAAAAQIYYGKTLDQLTLPEMAMLAGLPKAPSRFNPISDPQRARLRRDYVLRRMHELGFIDDGQYRQALRQPLTASLHQPLAPSRQLDAPYVAEQVRSQLHARFGDEIYSAGYRVITTIDSRLQRAAQSAVRNGLHQYDERHGYRGPEGYIDPSLPESERLQALQDHTPAGATVAAQVLAIDPKLTRLTALLASGQTIWLDYEGLAWARQTSHKQLAQLRVGDVIRVRRDETREWRLAQIPQVQGALLSLDSRSGAVLAMVGGYDFSRSKFNRTIQSQRQPGSGFKPILYTAALEAGLTAATVINDAPIVYSNGESEWRPENYSGKFYGPTRLRVALRNSRNLVSIRLLRRIGLERVIDTALRFGFRPEQLPRTPSLALGSGTASLWDMGRVFSTFANGGFRIEPYLIERIERRDGTVIGRAEPARACDGCDHAAPRIVEPRVHYLMHSMLQDVVRRGTAIRASQLGRNDLAGKTGTTNDQRDAWFNGYAPPLVAIAWVGFDDGAPLGRGETGAHAALPIWIDYMRVALDGQPEYPFPQPEGIVTARIDPQTGLRTYEGGIDEIFREENLPPYQPAAGGGQGETLLDELF, from the coding sequence ATGCGCAAATTCCTGATCGGGCTGTCCGGGCTCATCCTCATCGCCGCCGCCGTCGGCCTCGGCATCGGTTTCACCGAATATCGGCGCTTGCAGGCCCAATTGCCCGACCCCGAAAGCCTGCGTCACGTGGAACTGCAGACCCCCCTGGAAATCTACAGCCATGACGGCCGCCTGATCGCCGTTTTTGGGGACAAGAAACGTATCCCGGTCGCCATCGGGGAAGTCCCCAAGCAGTTGGTACAGGCCTTTCTTGCTGCCGAGGACGACCGTTTCTATCAGCATCCGGGCGTCGATCCGCAGGGACTGCTGCGAGCGGCCTGGGAACTGCTGCGCACCGGCCACAAACGCCAGGGTGGCAGCACGATCACCATGCAGGTGGCCCGCAACTTCTTCCTCAGCCCGGAGAAGACCTACGAGCGCAAGTTCAAGGAGATCATCCTGGCCCTGAAGATGGAACAGGTGCTGTCCAAGGACGAGATCCTGGCGCTGTATCTCAACAAGATCTATCTGGGCCATCACGCCTATGGCATCGCCGCCGCCGCGCAGATCTACTACGGCAAAACCCTGGATCAGCTGACTCTGCCCGAAATGGCCATGCTGGCAGGATTGCCGAAGGCGCCGTCACGCTTCAACCCGATTTCCGATCCCCAGCGGGCCCGGCTGCGGCGCGATTACGTCCTGCGCCGCATGCATGAACTGGGATTCATCGACGACGGCCAGTATCGCCAGGCCCTCCGGCAACCGCTGACCGCCTCCCTGCACCAGCCGCTTGCCCCTTCGCGCCAGCTGGATGCACCCTACGTCGCCGAACAGGTCCGCAGTCAGCTTCACGCGCGTTTCGGGGATGAAATCTACAGCGCCGGCTACCGGGTGATCACCACCATTGACAGCCGCCTGCAGCGGGCCGCCCAAAGCGCCGTCCGCAATGGCCTGCACCAGTATGATGAACGCCATGGCTACCGCGGACCCGAGGGGTATATCGATCCTTCCCTACCCGAATCCGAGCGTCTGCAGGCGCTACAAGACCACACCCCGGCGGGCGCCACCGTGGCCGCCCAGGTGCTTGCCATCGACCCCAAGCTCACCCGTCTGACCGCCCTGCTCGCCTCGGGGCAGACGATCTGGCTCGACTACGAGGGGCTGGCATGGGCCCGGCAAACCTCCCACAAGCAGCTGGCACAACTTCGCGTCGGTGACGTCATCCGAGTTCGCCGGGACGAGACAAGAGAATGGCGTCTGGCGCAGATCCCCCAGGTACAGGGGGCACTGCTGTCGCTGGACAGCCGCAGCGGTGCAGTGCTGGCTATGGTGGGCGGCTATGATTTCTCCCGGAGCAAATTCAACCGGACGATACAATCCCAGCGCCAACCCGGCTCCGGTTTCAAGCCCATACTCTATACCGCCGCTCTGGAGGCCGGATTGACCGCGGCCACGGTCATCAACGATGCCCCCATCGTCTATTCCAATGGCGAGAGCGAATGGCGGCCGGAGAACTACAGCGGCAAGTTCTACGGTCCCACCCGCCTGCGAGTGGCGCTGCGCAATTCCCGCAACCTGGTTTCCATCCGCCTGCTGCGGCGGATCGGCCTGGAGCGGGTCATCGACACCGCGTTGCGCTTCGGCTTCCGCCCGGAGCAACTACCGCGCACGCCCTCCCTCGCGCTGGGCAGCGGCACTGCCAGTCTGTGGGACATGGGTCGGGTGTTCAGCACCTTCGCCAACGGCGGTTTCCGGATCGAACCTTATCTGATCGAACGGATCGAACGCCGCGACGGCACCGTCATCGGCCGAGCCGAGCCGGCTCGTGCCTGTGACGGCTGCGACCACGCCGCCCCCCGCATCGTCGAGCCCCGGGTCCACTACCTCATGCACTCCATGCTCCAGGACGTGGTGCGGCGAGGAACCGCCATCCGCGCCAGCCAACTGGGCCGTAACGACCTAGCCGGCAAGACGGGCACCACCAACGACCAGCGCGATGCCTGGTTCAACGGTTATGCCCCACCGCTGGTGGCGATCGCCTGGGTGGGATTCGACGACGGTGCCCCGCTCGGCCGTGGCGAAACCGGCGCCCATGCGGCATTGCCGATCTGGATCGACTACATGAGAGTGGCCCTAGACGGCCAGCCGGAATACCCGTTCCCACAACCGGAAGGCATCGTCACTGCACGCATCGACCCCCAGACGGGGCTGCGCACCTATGAGGGCGGCATCGACGAGATCTTCCGGGAGGAGAATCTCCCTCCCTATCAGCCGGCCGCCGGCGGAGGGCAAGGTGAAACCCTGCTCGATGAACTGTTCTAG
- a CDS encoding citrate synthase, translating into MADAKTVQVRDPGSGKHAELPVLEGTLGQAVIDMRGLPGQLGYFSYDPGFVSTASCRSAITYIDGDEGTLLYRGYPIEQLARHSAFLEVAYLLMFGELPKYEELQAFAADIRQEAMIHETLRKFFEGFHYDAHPMAMMVGVVGSLSAFYHSELDMGDPHQRRVSAIRMLAKMPTIAAACYRHSVGLPFVYPRADLGYCENFLNMMFSVPSLHSGGDDAWYLDPVAVDTLDLLFILHADHEQNASTSTVRLASSTGANPYACIAAGIAALWGPAHGGANEAVLSMLEEIGTPERIPEYIARAKDRNDPFRLMGFGHRVYKNYDPRAQIIRKACHDVLARFSPDEPLFELAMRLEEIALHDEYFIERRLYPNVDFYSGIIYKALNIPVNMFTVMFAIARTAGWVAHWLELKADPEQRIGRPRQLYVGAAPRDYRPIEQR; encoded by the coding sequence ATGGCCGACGCCAAGACCGTCCAGGTCCGCGATCCCGGCAGCGGAAAACATGCCGAGCTGCCGGTGCTGGAAGGCACCCTGGGGCAGGCGGTGATAGATATGCGCGGTCTGCCGGGACAGCTGGGCTATTTCAGTTACGATCCCGGCTTCGTCTCCACGGCCAGCTGCCGGAGCGCGATCACCTACATCGACGGTGACGAGGGTACGTTGCTGTATCGGGGTTACCCGATCGAACAACTGGCCCGCCACAGCGCCTTCCTCGAGGTGGCTTACCTGCTGATGTTCGGTGAGCTACCCAAGTATGAGGAATTGCAGGCCTTCGCCGCCGATATCCGCCAGGAGGCGATGATTCACGAAACCCTGCGCAAGTTCTTCGAGGGGTTTCATTACGACGCCCATCCCATGGCGATGATGGTGGGGGTGGTCGGTTCGCTGTCCGCCTTCTATCACAGCGAGCTGGACATGGGGGATCCGCACCAGCGCCGGGTGTCGGCCATCCGCATGCTGGCCAAGATGCCCACCATCGCGGCGGCCTGCTACCGGCATTCGGTGGGCCTGCCTTTCGTCTATCCCCGCGCCGATCTGGGCTATTGCGAGAACTTTCTCAACATGATGTTCTCGGTGCCCTCGCTCCATTCGGGCGGGGATGATGCCTGGTACCTGGATCCGGTCGCGGTCGACACCTTGGATCTGTTGTTCATCCTGCACGCCGATCACGAGCAGAACGCCAGCACCTCCACCGTGCGTCTGGCCAGCAGCACCGGCGCCAACCCCTACGCCTGCATCGCCGCCGGCATCGCCGCCCTGTGGGGGCCCGCCCACGGGGGCGCCAACGAGGCGGTCCTGAGCATGCTGGAGGAAATCGGCACCCCGGAACGCATCCCGGAATACATCGCCCGCGCCAAGGACAGGAACGATCCCTTCCGGCTGATGGGATTCGGTCACCGGGTGTACAAGAATTACGATCCCCGGGCGCAGATCATCCGCAAAGCCTGTCACGACGTGCTGGCGCGCTTCTCGCCAGACGAGCCACTGTTCGAACTGGCGATGCGTCTGGAGGAGATCGCGCTCCACGACGAGTATTTCATCGAGCGGCGGCTGTACCCCAACGTGGACTTCTATTCCGGCATCATCTACAAGGCCCTCAACATCCCGGTCAACATGTTCACGGTGATGTTCGCCATCGCCCGGACCGCCGGCTGGGTGGCACACTGGCTGGAATTGAAGGCCGATCCCGAGCAGCGCATCGGTCGGCCGCGGCAGCTGTATGTCGGGGCGGCGCCGCGGGATTACCGGCCGATCGAGCAACGTTAG
- the rpmE gene encoding 50S ribosomal protein L31 translates to MKAGIHPEYKEVTITCSCGNVIHTRSTLGRDIHIEVCSACHPFYTGKQKIVDTAGRVDKFRRKYGGK, encoded by the coding sequence ATGAAAGCCGGTATTCATCCCGAATACAAAGAAGTCACCATCACCTGCAGCTGTGGTAACGTGATTCACACCCGTTCGACCCTGGGGCGAGATATTCATATCGAAGTTTGTTCCGCCTGCCATCCCTTCTACACCGGCAAGCAGAAGATCGTCGACACCGCCGGCCGGGTGGACAAGTTCCGGCGCAAGTACGGCGGCAAATAA